The following coding sequences lie in one Myxococcus xanthus genomic window:
- a CDS encoding extracellular solute-binding protein: protein MQWRALPCVLALSLGACSDPEPEAPRPLKVVLFPYIPDSAGDGFASLKQRLGTDFEREHSDIDVDIVFDAKLDLYDLDEGGTLNQLLGQGAGAAQVVEIDTLIMGDLVSKGWVQPVALEAGAAHPAAEQAVSIAGQSYGVPTYLCSYVVYSNSPHLLSATDGDSLVQILTDVAPGMRPLAANYSGSWTLPSSYLDAWADTNPTGVLSQALSLPLDASVLDSFEDVVKSCELEAGINPCLDGTYADNSQAEEAFALGQANGFMGYTERLFFVRKANPGMALPEVISVPLGTGSAPAVFVDALVVNAQCTGMCAEDARAFTDFMKDPAVRSLIAFSGDAPQGTTPRYLLQATQAFYQQEPARSDPMYQKYVQFLSGARPYPNQGFPQNRRTLQSALMDALQ, encoded by the coding sequence ATGCAATGGAGAGCTTTGCCCTGCGTCCTCGCCCTGTCCCTGGGCGCCTGCTCGGACCCCGAACCCGAGGCTCCACGGCCGTTGAAGGTTGTCCTCTTCCCCTACATCCCGGACTCGGCGGGGGATGGCTTCGCCAGCCTCAAGCAGCGGCTCGGAACGGATTTCGAGCGAGAGCATTCGGACATCGACGTGGACATCGTGTTCGACGCGAAGCTGGACCTCTATGACCTGGATGAAGGAGGCACCCTGAACCAGCTCCTCGGGCAGGGAGCAGGGGCCGCGCAGGTGGTGGAGATCGACACGCTCATCATGGGTGACCTCGTGTCGAAGGGGTGGGTGCAGCCCGTCGCCCTGGAGGCCGGGGCCGCGCATCCGGCGGCGGAACAAGCCGTCTCCATCGCTGGCCAGAGCTACGGGGTGCCCACCTACCTGTGCAGCTACGTCGTCTACTCGAACAGCCCCCACCTGTTGTCGGCCACGGATGGCGATTCCCTGGTTCAGATCCTCACGGACGTGGCACCGGGGATGCGTCCGTTGGCGGCCAACTACAGCGGAAGCTGGACGCTGCCCTCGTCCTACTTGGACGCCTGGGCCGACACGAATCCCACGGGCGTGTTGTCCCAGGCGCTGTCGCTGCCGCTGGACGCGTCGGTGCTGGATTCGTTCGAGGACGTGGTGAAGAGCTGTGAGCTGGAGGCAGGCATCAACCCATGCCTCGACGGCACCTATGCGGATAATTCGCAGGCGGAAGAGGCGTTCGCCTTGGGGCAGGCCAACGGCTTCATGGGCTACACGGAGCGCCTGTTCTTCGTCCGGAAGGCCAACCCGGGCATGGCGCTTCCAGAAGTCATCTCCGTTCCGCTGGGCACGGGCTCCGCGCCCGCGGTGTTCGTGGATGCGCTGGTGGTCAATGCGCAGTGCACGGGGATGTGTGCCGAGGACGCCCGCGCCTTCACCGACTTCATGAAGGACCCGGCGGTGCGCAGCCTCATCGCCTTCAGCGGGGACGCGCCGCAGGGCACGACGCCGCGTTATCTGCTGCAGGCCACCCAGGCTTTCTATCAGCAGGAGCCCGCGCGTTCCGACCCGATGTATCAGAAGTATGTGCAGTTCCTGAGCGGAGCCCGGCCCTATCCCAATCAGGGCTTTCCGCAGAACCGGAGGACGCTCCAGTCGGCGCTGATGGACGCGCTGCAGTAG
- a CDS encoding non-ribosomal peptide synthetase: MSVRELLGTLAARGVRLRVDGDKLVVEAGKAILTPELRTELAANKADILTFLRKHTARDEAGSGPEQPVARPQVIPLSSGQERLWFLDRLSPGTAQYNVHLGLRVRGALDTVALRRSLDELVRRHEVLRTSFPEVDGSPRQVIASPDVGAALSVVEVRGLTEAQRDEEVHRRSEELAQQPFDLAQGPLFRVTLVSLDDQDSALFVTKHHIITDGWSLGVFVRELSALYASFVGGQAAALPPVSMQFAESALREQAWLAGASGVRERAFWKEQLQGLPPLQLPVDRGVSSATSHRGATVPVAFSPALSEALRELGQREGCSLFMVLYAAFAALLHRYSGQLDFGVGTVTANRGSVPPDLIGFIANTLVLRSDVSGDPTFSQWLARARKTVLDAQDHQALPFSEVVKAVGASREGGLNPLVRACFTLENIPAPTLDLPGTRWSFLGGAPDGSVEGVAKFELSLILASGEKGLAGMLEYSREVFDASTAERMVGHLQVLLEAVVAKPEAPLSKLPVLSAEERTRLLTAWNGPVLGVPALCMHELIQAQVERTPNAVAVVSGTRTLTYAELSRRANQLAHHLRRLGVRPEARVGLCVERTEDLVIGLLAILKAGGAYVPLDPAYPKERLALILEDAQVPVLLTQQRLLPELPATEARVVCLDADAAALGAEPEMNPGRVTTPDSLAYLIYTSGSTGKPKGVMIDHRNAVAFLQWAQSVFSPESLAGTLASTSICFDLSVFEIFTPLCCGAKVIVAKNALELPELPAAKEVTLINTVPSAMGALLRGGGVPASVTIVNLAGEALAGALVDSIYALGHVRDVFNLYGPSETTTYSTFTRVNRGETPTIGRPVGNTQVYVLDANREPMPVGVPGEVYIGGHGVARGYLGRTELTAERFVTSPFAGDAGAHLYRTGDLARWLPDGQLEYLGRMDHQVKLRGFRIELGEIGAALQEHPGLRDAVVVVREGSGADKQLVAYVVGRDGKAPEPGALRDHLKSRLPEYMVPFVFVSLEALPLTPNGKVDRAALPAPERVGSGTAKAHVAPRTPGEATLADIWRQVLGVEQVGVHDHFFELGGHSLLLYRVLVLARAASGADIPLRALLQSPTLEEMARTIEAAKTGSLPVHDVVAELEADAVMEAGLLPGTALPPTSGPARAVLLTGATGFLGAFLLEELCRKTQARIHCLVRSKSEQEGMQRIRKNLESYSLWRDDLASRIVPVRGDIGQPLLGLSEAEFQRLSEDVDAVYHNGALVNFIYPYESMRAANVLGTREILRLCMRTRIKPLHYVSTVSVLPVGRQLPFREDEPLEAAASLVGGYAQSKWVAEKLVREASQRGLPVTIHRPGRVTGHSQTGAWNTDDLVCRTLKGCVQLGSAPSVDALLDVTPVDYVSSAIVDLSLRPESLGQTFHLVNPQFVRADEMWSHMRAFGYGLRVLPYDEWLAELGLAAPSDRELGDLLLFLQQVPPEDRSVGGPRMVVCDSGHTLKALGGTGTSCPSVDATLITTYLSSLVQRGFLAAPGGR; encoded by the coding sequence CATCGCCCGACGTGGGCGCGGCGCTGAGCGTCGTGGAGGTGCGGGGGCTGACGGAGGCGCAGCGTGACGAGGAGGTCCACCGGCGCTCGGAGGAACTGGCCCAGCAGCCTTTCGACCTGGCCCAGGGGCCCCTGTTTCGCGTGACGCTGGTGTCCCTTGACGACCAGGACTCCGCGCTCTTCGTGACGAAGCACCACATCATCACGGATGGCTGGTCGCTCGGAGTCTTCGTCCGGGAGCTGTCGGCGCTCTACGCGTCCTTCGTGGGGGGACAGGCCGCGGCCCTGCCGCCCGTGTCCATGCAGTTCGCCGAGTCGGCCCTGCGTGAGCAGGCATGGCTGGCGGGAGCCTCAGGTGTCCGGGAACGGGCCTTCTGGAAGGAGCAGCTCCAGGGGCTGCCGCCGCTTCAGCTCCCCGTGGACCGGGGTGTCTCCAGCGCTACGAGCCACCGCGGCGCGACCGTGCCCGTGGCCTTCTCGCCCGCGCTGAGCGAGGCGCTGCGGGAACTCGGCCAACGTGAGGGGTGCAGCCTCTTCATGGTGCTCTACGCCGCGTTCGCCGCGCTCCTGCACCGCTACTCGGGGCAGCTCGACTTCGGCGTGGGGACGGTGACCGCGAACCGCGGGAGCGTGCCTCCGGACCTCATCGGCTTCATCGCCAACACGCTGGTGCTCCGGAGTGACGTGTCCGGGGACCCGACCTTCTCGCAGTGGCTGGCCCGGGCGCGCAAGACGGTGCTCGACGCCCAGGACCATCAGGCGCTGCCCTTCAGTGAAGTGGTGAAGGCGGTCGGCGCATCGCGTGAGGGCGGGCTCAACCCGCTGGTGCGTGCGTGCTTCACGCTGGAGAACATCCCAGCGCCCACGCTGGACCTGCCCGGGACGCGCTGGTCATTCCTGGGCGGAGCACCCGACGGCAGCGTGGAGGGCGTCGCCAAGTTCGAGCTGTCGCTCATCCTGGCCTCCGGCGAAAAGGGCCTGGCTGGCATGCTCGAATACTCGCGAGAGGTCTTCGACGCCTCGACGGCGGAGCGGATGGTGGGCCACCTCCAGGTGCTGCTGGAGGCCGTCGTCGCGAAACCGGAGGCGCCACTGTCAAAGCTGCCCGTGCTGTCGGCGGAAGAGCGGACGCGGCTGCTCACGGCGTGGAACGGCCCGGTGCTCGGCGTCCCGGCGCTGTGCATGCACGAACTCATCCAGGCCCAGGTGGAGCGGACGCCGAACGCCGTGGCCGTGGTGAGTGGAACGCGGACGCTGACCTACGCCGAGCTCAGCCGCCGGGCGAACCAATTGGCCCATCACCTGCGGCGGCTGGGCGTGCGGCCCGAGGCGCGCGTGGGGCTCTGCGTCGAGCGGACGGAGGACCTCGTCATCGGCCTGCTGGCCATCCTCAAGGCCGGCGGCGCCTATGTGCCACTGGACCCCGCCTACCCGAAGGAGCGGCTGGCGCTCATCCTCGAGGACGCGCAGGTGCCCGTGCTGCTCACGCAGCAGCGGCTGCTCCCGGAGCTTCCCGCCACCGAGGCACGCGTGGTGTGCCTGGACGCGGATGCCGCCGCCCTCGGCGCCGAGCCGGAGATGAACCCCGGGCGTGTCACGACGCCCGATTCGCTCGCGTATCTCATCTACACCTCGGGCTCCACCGGCAAGCCCAAGGGCGTGATGATTGACCACCGGAACGCCGTGGCCTTCTTGCAGTGGGCCCAGAGCGTCTTCTCGCCGGAGTCGTTGGCGGGGACGCTGGCGTCGACGTCCATCTGCTTCGACCTGTCCGTCTTCGAGATCTTCACGCCCCTGTGCTGTGGGGCGAAGGTCATCGTCGCGAAGAACGCGCTGGAGCTGCCCGAGCTGCCCGCGGCGAAGGAGGTGACGCTCATCAACACCGTGCCCTCGGCGATGGGCGCGCTGCTGCGAGGGGGCGGGGTGCCGGCGTCGGTCACCATCGTCAACCTGGCGGGCGAGGCGCTGGCGGGAGCACTGGTCGACTCCATCTACGCCCTGGGCCACGTGAGAGATGTCTTCAACCTCTACGGCCCGAGCGAGACGACGACCTATTCCACGTTCACCCGTGTGAACCGGGGCGAGACGCCGACCATCGGCCGGCCCGTTGGAAACACCCAGGTCTACGTGCTGGATGCGAACCGGGAACCCATGCCCGTGGGTGTGCCGGGCGAGGTCTACATCGGCGGGCATGGTGTCGCGCGGGGCTACCTGGGCCGGACGGAGCTGACGGCGGAGCGGTTCGTCACATCTCCATTCGCCGGAGACGCGGGCGCGCACCTGTACCGGACAGGGGACCTGGCGCGGTGGCTGCCGGACGGGCAACTCGAATACCTGGGCCGGATGGACCACCAGGTGAAGCTCCGCGGCTTCCGCATCGAGCTGGGTGAGATTGGCGCGGCGCTGCAGGAGCACCCAGGCCTCCGCGATGCGGTCGTCGTCGTGCGAGAAGGTTCGGGCGCGGACAAGCAGTTGGTGGCGTATGTGGTGGGCCGCGACGGGAAGGCCCCGGAGCCGGGTGCGCTGCGCGACCACCTCAAGTCCCGGTTGCCCGAGTACATGGTGCCCTTCGTGTTCGTGAGCCTGGAGGCCTTGCCGCTCACGCCGAACGGGAAGGTGGACCGCGCCGCGCTCCCCGCTCCGGAGCGTGTGGGCTCCGGGACGGCGAAGGCCCACGTCGCGCCGAGAACGCCTGGGGAAGCCACGCTGGCGGACATCTGGCGTCAGGTGCTCGGGGTGGAGCAGGTGGGCGTGCACGACCACTTCTTCGAGCTCGGAGGCCACTCGCTGCTGCTCTACCGGGTGCTGGTCCTCGCGCGGGCCGCGTCGGGAGCGGACATCCCGCTGAGGGCCCTGTTGCAGTCGCCGACGCTGGAAGAGATGGCGCGCACCATCGAGGCCGCGAAGACGGGCTCGCTGCCAGTCCACGACGTGGTGGCGGAGCTGGAGGCGGACGCCGTGATGGAGGCCGGGCTGCTGCCGGGAACGGCGCTTCCGCCCACCTCCGGGCCCGCGCGCGCCGTGCTGCTGACGGGCGCCACGGGCTTCCTCGGCGCATTCCTGCTGGAGGAGCTCTGCCGGAAGACGCAGGCGCGCATCCATTGCCTGGTCCGCTCCAAGTCGGAGCAGGAGGGGATGCAGCGGATTCGCAAGAACCTGGAGAGCTACTCGCTGTGGCGCGACGACCTGGCGTCGCGAATCGTCCCGGTCCGAGGGGACATCGGCCAGCCCCTGCTGGGCCTGTCGGAAGCAGAGTTCCAGCGGCTGTCGGAGGACGTGGACGCCGTCTACCACAACGGTGCGCTCGTCAATTTCATCTACCCCTACGAGTCGATGCGCGCCGCGAATGTGCTCGGCACGCGGGAGATTCTCCGCCTGTGCATGCGCACGCGCATCAAGCCGCTGCACTATGTCTCCACGGTGTCGGTGCTGCCCGTGGGGCGCCAGCTTCCCTTCCGCGAAGATGAGCCGCTGGAAGCCGCCGCGAGCCTGGTGGGCGGTTATGCCCAGAGCAAGTGGGTGGCGGAGAAGCTCGTGCGTGAGGCCTCGCAGCGAGGACTCCCAGTGACGATTCACCGGCCGGGTCGGGTGACGGGGCACAGCCAGACGGGGGCGTGGAACACGGATGACCTGGTGTGCAGGACCCTCAAGGGCTGCGTCCAACTGGGGAGTGCGCCCAGCGTGGACGCGCTGCTGGATGTGACGCCGGTGGACTACGTGAGCAGCGCCATCGTGGACCTTTCCCTGCGTCCCGAGTCCCTTGGTCAGACCTTCCACCTGGTCAACCCGCAGTTCGTGCGAGCGGACGAGATGTGGAGCCACATGCGAGCCTTTGGCTACGGGCTGCGCGTGCTCCCCTATGACGAGTGGCTCGCGGAGCTCGGCCTCGCGGCGCCGTCCGACCGTGAGCTGGGAGACCTGCTTCTGTTCCTTCAGCAGGTGCCACCCGAGGACCGGAGCGTGGGTGGACCGCGCATGGTGGTCTGTGACAGTGGTCACACGCTGAAGGCGCTGGGAGGAACAGGGACGTCGTGTCCGTCCGTGGATGCCACGTTGATTACGACGTATCTCTCCTCACTGGTGCAGCGCGGCTTCCTGGCTGCGCCCGGGGGGCGGTGA